ATCCCGCGCTTGGTCGTCACTTGTCTCCGCCGCTTTCTGCTGCGTCTGCAGCCAATCCACAATCACCTGTGCTCGTGCGTCCCATGTCCCCGGCGTGGCCCACTTCTGCCCCGCCTTTGCAATGCGCTCAGCATCCACCGAGTGCTCCAGCGCCCAGCGCACCTGCTCGACCGCGCCCGCCGTATCCTGGTACAGTAGGCAGTTCTGCCCATTGACCAGCCCCAGCGCCTCGCAGTCAGGGCACTCATCCATGACGACCAGGCAGCCCATCGCCGCCGTCTCCCAAACGCGCTGGGCCACGTCACCCGCCGCGCTGCGCACGAGGCTGATCTTGCTGTTCTGGTAGACCGCCGCGTACTGGTCATACACCGCGCCCGTGCCGTAGGCCATGCGCAGCGCCGGAATGTCGCGCAGCGCATACAGCAATTCGGCGCGCGGCCCGTACATGACCGCCAGCATCGCCGCGTCGTAGTGACGCTTGCTCCAGGCCGGGCCGGGCTTGAAGGCCACCTGGTCATAGCCGCAGGGCAGCCACGTCACGTTAGTCTCACCGATGCGCGCCCCGTGCCCGTGCGCCAGGAACAGGTGATCCACATCAAACTGCCCGTAATCGCGTACATGGTTATCTACGCCATACACGACCCAGGGCATATCGCCGCTGCGCTCGGCCCCCATGTTCGAGTCCATGATCAGCACGGCGTCCGGCGTCCAGCCCTCGTCAATCTCCGAGGGCGTCCAGATGTGGCGTGGA
This region of bacterium genomic DNA includes:
- a CDS encoding glycosyltransferase, with protein sequence MKLLILAIHWPVASGRYVLDALRRMGHDARSAGPVPEPPNAIWGGQVDPRHIWTPSEIDEGWTPDAVLIMDSNMGAERSGDMPWVVYGVDNHVRDYGQFDVDHLFLAHGHGARIGETNVTWLPCGYDQVAFKPGPAWSKRHYDAAMLAVMYGPRAELLYALRDIPALRMAYGTGAVYDQYAAVYQNSKISLVRSAAGDVAQRVWETAAMGCLVVMDECPDCEALGLVNGQNCLLYQDTAGAVEQVRWALEHSVDAERIAKAGQKWATPGTWDARAQVIVDWLQTQQKAAETSDDQARD